The following are encoded together in the Iodobacter fluviatilis genome:
- a CDS encoding WbuC family cupin fold metalloprotein, which yields MISLINTETLAELTQGAKASPRLRKNFNFHASNESSCHRLLNALEPGTYVQPHCHLDSEKDETMIALSGRFGILIFDAQGEIIQQVVLSAKEGNVGINIPAGAFHSMVALESGSVFFESKAGPYVALAAAEKASWAPAEGEAGCAAYLAKMVAVFSAG from the coding sequence ATGATTAGTCTAATTAATACAGAAACATTGGCTGAGCTAACCCAAGGGGCGAAAGCCAGCCCACGTTTGCGCAAGAATTTTAATTTTCACGCCAGTAATGAATCCAGTTGTCATCGCTTATTGAATGCTTTAGAACCTGGCACTTATGTGCAGCCGCATTGCCATTTAGATAGCGAAAAAGACGAAACCATGATCGCTTTGAGTGGTCGATTTGGTATTCTTATTTTTGATGCTCAGGGTGAAATTATCCAGCAGGTGGTTTTGAGTGCGAAAGAGGGCAATGTGGGGATTAATATTCCTGCCGGTGCGTTTCACAGTATGGTGGCGCTGGAAAGTGGCTCGGTGTTTTTTGAAAGCAAGGCGGGGCCATATGTGGCTCTGGCTGCGGCTGAAAAAGCCAGCTGGGCTCCAGCCGAGGGCGAGGCAGGTTGTGCGGCGTATTTAGCTAAGATGGTGGCGGTTTTTAGCGCGGGCTAA
- a CDS encoding energy-coupling factor ABC transporter permease produces MNLIAAPFAHWLLLIALFISVGLILHAATRIAWFALSQEQLTGWFGASVVVLGFWQMKANIQPGLSFHLLGASALAMIAGRDKALLGLAVLAADTAYGHGEWASFGLSYLMIAFIPVTLAHGLFIWAQRTLAANYFIYIFVNCFAASALSMWSVGLLTCSLLAASGAYPLDFLLEEQLPYYFLLGWPEGFSSGIYLTLLVIWRPEWVSTFNDAFYLTRKN; encoded by the coding sequence ATGAATCTAATCGCCGCCCCCTTTGCACACTGGCTACTTCTGATTGCACTATTCATCAGTGTTGGGCTTATTTTGCACGCGGCAACCCGGATTGCTTGGTTTGCCCTTAGCCAAGAGCAATTAACAGGCTGGTTTGGGGCCAGCGTAGTTGTACTGGGGTTTTGGCAAATGAAAGCCAATATTCAGCCGGGGCTGTCATTTCATCTACTCGGTGCCAGCGCCTTAGCCATGATTGCCGGCCGAGATAAAGCGCTGCTAGGGCTCGCCGTATTAGCTGCGGATACCGCCTATGGTCACGGAGAATGGGCCAGCTTTGGGTTATCTTACCTGATGATTGCCTTTATCCCCGTCACACTTGCCCATGGCTTATTTATTTGGGCACAACGCACCCTAGCCGCCAATTACTTTATTTATATTTTTGTAAATTGCTTTGCCGCCAGTGCCTTATCCATGTGGAGCGTAGGCCTACTCACCTGCAGCCTCTTGGCGGCAAGCGGTGCGTATCCACTCGATTTTTTACTAGAAGAACAACTGCCCTATTATTTTTTATTAGGCTGGCCCGAAGGATTTAGTAGTGGTATTTATCTGACCCTGCTGGTTATTTGGCGGCCAGAATGGGTCAGCACCTTTAACGATGCTTTTTATTTAACACGTAAAAACTAA
- a CDS encoding (2Fe-2S) ferredoxin domain-containing protein: MSHYQHHVFFCLNQREPSERQSCASCGSVEMWEHAKGRIKKLGLNQPGKVRVNKAGCLERCEEGPVLVIYPEAVWYTYIDKSDIDEIIDEHIVNGRVVERLKL; this comes from the coding sequence ATGAGCCACTATCAACATCACGTGTTTTTTTGTCTTAACCAGCGCGAGCCGAGTGAGCGCCAAAGCTGTGCCAGCTGTGGTTCGGTAGAGATGTGGGAACACGCCAAAGGCCGGATTAAAAAACTCGGCTTAAACCAGCCAGGCAAGGTGCGAGTTAATAAAGCGGGCTGTCTGGAACGCTGCGAAGAAGGCCCCGTATTAGTTATCTACCCAGAAGCGGTTTGGTATACCTATATCGATAAAAGCGACATTGATGAAATCATCGATGAGCATATCGTAAATGGCAGAGTGGTAGAGCGCTTAAAGCTTTAA
- a CDS encoding LysR family transcriptional regulator yields MKYSLDQLSAFKAAAECGSFSAAARRMGKAQSLVSTAIANLEIDLGVSLFHRAGRYPQLSAEGKRLLPEAIAILQRCEQLSGIAHSLNAGQEAKLRLAVDDSAQMPWLGDLLEQLATKFPQLEVELLFPIMDDLYKLLQSGRVDLGISYEAAEQPKELAFHWLKQCEVQFVVSRQHPLAVAHNVSLAMLQSHRQLMVTGRQSGAEKERFRYSPSVWWVEGDWAVLELVRRGLGWACLPKHFADVTQEQDIIQLPIQFSESQLQLGIQLVWHPGHQLGLAGQWFKTALIQGAIAG; encoded by the coding sequence ATGAAATATTCATTAGATCAGTTAAGTGCCTTTAAAGCCGCTGCCGAGTGCGGTTCTTTCTCCGCGGCGGCTCGGCGCATGGGTAAAGCTCAGTCTTTGGTTAGCACTGCCATCGCCAATTTAGAGATTGATCTGGGAGTGAGCTTATTTCACCGCGCAGGGCGCTACCCCCAACTTAGTGCTGAAGGTAAGCGCTTATTGCCCGAGGCCATCGCTATTTTGCAGCGCTGTGAGCAGCTCAGCGGCATTGCTCATAGCCTGAATGCGGGGCAAGAAGCCAAGCTACGCTTGGCCGTAGATGATTCAGCTCAGATGCCCTGGCTGGGGGATTTACTGGAGCAATTAGCCACGAAATTTCCGCAGCTAGAGGTGGAATTGTTATTCCCCATCATGGATGATTTATACAAGCTCCTGCAATCAGGGCGAGTTGACTTAGGCATCAGCTATGAAGCGGCTGAGCAACCCAAAGAATTGGCCTTTCACTGGCTCAAACAATGCGAAGTGCAATTTGTCGTATCTAGACAACATCCGCTAGCCGTAGCCCACAATGTGAGCCTCGCCATGCTGCAAAGCCACCGGCAATTGATGGTCACGGGTCGACAGAGCGGAGCTGAAAAAGAGCGCTTTCGCTATTCACCCTCGGTTTGGTGGGTAGAAGGCGATTGGGCCGTGCTCGAGCTGGTGCGCCGCGGCTTGGGCTGGGCTTGCTTACCCAAACACTTTGCCGATGTTACACAGGAGCAAGATATTATTCAGCTTCCCATCCAGTTTAGCGAAAGTCAGTTGCAGCTGGGTATTCAGCTAGTTTGGCACCCAGGGCATCAGCTGGGCCTAGCCGGCCAGTGGTTTAAAACCGCACTAATTCAAGGAGCAATAGCTGGATAA
- the metG gene encoding methionine--tRNA ligase: protein MPRKILVTSALPYANGAIHLGHMVEHIQTDIWVRFQKQRGHECHSVCADDTHGAPIMLRAEKLGITPEALIAESLRSHMSDFAGFHVSYDNYYSTNSPENKQLACEIYNKLKADGKIAQRSISQLFDPQKNMFLADRFVKGECPKCAAKDQYGDNCEVCGATYAPTELKRPYSAISGATPELRDSEHYFFKLADCEEFLKVWTKETTLVDGKQRPRLQSEASNKMQEWFESGLSDWDISRDAPYFGFEIPDAPGKYFYVWLDAPVGYMASHKNLCDRLGLDFDSYWNKDSDAELYHFIGKDILYFHALFWPAMLEYAGYRTPTAINAHGFLTVDGAKMSKSRGTFITAESYLKHLNPEWLRYYFAAKLGSGVDDLDLNLEDFSARVNSDLIGKYINIASRAAGFISKRFEGRLHDGIFTADDYPLMDKIVALQAQLQGAGEKLAALYEAREYGRAIREIMALTDEVNQYVDSVKPWVMAKDPEQSLHLHVVCSFLINAFRILTIYLKPVLPKLAADVEAFLNVAPFTWADAQVLLLDHTIEPYQHLMTRIDPKNIEAMVEENKQNLEATPTTAKPDYEIPPIAETISIDDFMKIDLRVAMITEAKAVEGADKLVSLTLDIGNESRHVFAGIKAAYKPEDLQGRMTVMVANLAPRKMKFGVSEGMVLAAGGDGGLYLLSPDTGAKPGMRVK from the coding sequence ATGCCGCGCAAGATTCTCGTTACCTCCGCCCTTCCCTACGCCAACGGTGCGATTCACCTTGGCCATATGGTCGAACATATTCAGACTGATATCTGGGTACGCTTTCAAAAACAACGTGGCCATGAGTGTCATAGTGTTTGTGCGGATGACACCCACGGCGCGCCGATTATGTTGCGTGCAGAAAAATTGGGAATTACGCCTGAAGCCCTGATTGCTGAATCACTTCGCTCGCATATGAGTGATTTTGCTGGCTTTCATGTGAGCTATGACAACTACTACAGCACCAACAGCCCAGAAAACAAACAACTGGCTTGTGAGATTTACAACAAGTTGAAAGCGGATGGAAAAATTGCTCAGCGCAGCATTAGCCAGCTATTTGACCCGCAAAAAAACATGTTTCTGGCCGACCGCTTTGTAAAAGGCGAATGCCCGAAATGCGCAGCCAAAGATCAGTACGGTGATAACTGTGAGGTGTGCGGTGCCACTTACGCACCTACCGAGCTAAAACGCCCCTACTCGGCCATTTCTGGCGCAACACCGGAGTTAAGAGACTCCGAGCACTATTTCTTTAAGCTTGCCGATTGCGAAGAATTCCTTAAAGTTTGGACTAAAGAAACCACGCTAGTAGATGGCAAACAGCGCCCTCGCTTGCAAAGCGAAGCCTCTAATAAGATGCAAGAATGGTTTGAATCTGGCCTTTCAGACTGGGATATCAGCCGCGATGCGCCTTACTTTGGCTTTGAAATTCCAGATGCACCAGGTAAGTATTTCTACGTTTGGCTCGACGCACCAGTTGGTTATATGGCCAGCCATAAAAACCTTTGCGATCGCCTCGGCTTAGATTTTGATAGCTATTGGAATAAAGATTCTGATGCGGAGCTGTATCACTTTATCGGCAAAGATATTCTGTATTTCCACGCACTATTTTGGCCGGCCATGCTGGAATACGCAGGCTACCGTACACCAACCGCCATTAACGCCCACGGCTTTTTAACCGTAGATGGCGCAAAAATGAGCAAATCACGCGGTACCTTCATTACTGCTGAGTCTTACTTAAAACATCTGAACCCAGAATGGCTGCGTTATTACTTTGCCGCTAAGCTGGGCAGCGGTGTGGACGATCTGGATTTAAACCTAGAAGACTTTAGTGCCCGCGTTAACTCTGACTTGATCGGCAAGTACATTAATATCGCTAGCCGCGCAGCAGGCTTTATCAGCAAGCGCTTTGAAGGCCGTTTGCACGATGGTATTTTCACTGCCGATGATTACCCTTTAATGGACAAAATCGTGGCTCTGCAAGCTCAGCTGCAGGGCGCTGGCGAGAAGCTGGCGGCCCTCTATGAGGCACGCGAATATGGCCGCGCCATTCGTGAAATCATGGCTTTAACCGATGAGGTCAATCAGTACGTAGATAGCGTCAAGCCTTGGGTAATGGCGAAAGACCCTGAGCAAAGCTTGCATTTACATGTGGTATGCAGCTTCTTGATTAATGCCTTCCGTATTCTGACGATCTACCTGAAGCCTGTACTACCTAAGCTGGCTGCCGATGTTGAAGCCTTTCTTAATGTCGCACCATTTACATGGGCCGATGCACAGGTATTACTGCTGGATCACACCATCGAGCCTTACCAGCACCTCATGACCCGAATTGATCCTAAAAATATCGAAGCCATGGTCGAAGAAAACAAGCAAAACCTAGAAGCCACGCCAACGACAGCCAAGCCTGACTACGAGATCCCGCCGATTGCGGAAACCATCAGCATCGATGACTTTATGAAAATCGATCTACGTGTAGCGATGATTACCGAAGCAAAGGCCGTAGAAGGTGCAGATAAGCTGGTTTCTTTAACACTAGATATCGGCAATGAAAGCCGCCATGTATTTGCAGGCATTAAAGCCGCTTATAAACCGGAAGATCTGCAAGGGCGTATGACGGTGATGGTCGCCAACCTAGCCCCGCGTAAAATGAAATTTGGTGTATCCGAAGGCATGGTATTGGCTGCAGGTGGAGACGGTGGATTATATCTCCTGAGCCCAGATACCGGTGCAAAGCCTGGCATGCGTGTGAAATAA
- a CDS encoding alpha/beta hydrolase translates to MTTPRKAPSFELIAINGPTGQLECLRLPSALEHTVGVVLVAHPNPTEGGTFNNKIVHTLAKTLSRLGYIAYCPNLRGVGHSAGAFENGVGEVDDMAAVLAFARAENPTLTRLTLAGFSFGTFVQSQLRQRLSDDEVEGMILIGPAVSRHNFPPVPNHSTLLIHGEEDEVISLATVLNWARPQSLPVVVFPGVGHYFHGKLTQLADWINKEWRNRS, encoded by the coding sequence ATGACCACACCACGCAAAGCCCCTAGTTTTGAACTGATTGCCATCAACGGCCCAACAGGCCAGCTCGAATGTCTGCGCCTGCCCTCCGCACTAGAACACACCGTGGGTGTCGTACTTGTTGCACATCCCAACCCCACCGAAGGCGGCACCTTCAATAATAAAATCGTACATACCCTCGCCAAAACATTAAGTCGCCTCGGCTATATCGCCTATTGCCCCAATCTGCGCGGTGTGGGTCATTCAGCAGGCGCATTTGAGAATGGCGTTGGCGAAGTGGACGATATGGCGGCGGTACTAGCCTTTGCCAGAGCCGAAAATCCAACGCTCACCCGCCTTACGCTGGCAGGATTTTCTTTTGGTACTTTTGTGCAAAGCCAACTACGCCAGCGCTTAAGCGATGATGAAGTGGAAGGAATGATTTTGATTGGGCCAGCGGTAAGCCGACATAACTTTCCCCCCGTTCCCAATCACAGTACTCTGCTCATTCATGGTGAAGAAGACGAAGTGATTAGTCTTGCTACCGTGCTCAATTGGGCAAGGCCACAATCACTACCCGTAGTGGTGTTCCCCGGCGTTGGGCATTATTTCCACGGCAAGCTCACCCAATTGGCGGATTGGATTAACAAAGAATGGCGCAATCGAAGCTAA
- a CDS encoding PACE efflux transporter — protein MQMRNRADRIRHVIGFEVIGLLLFVPLARLAFGFSVGELGVLAVGISIIATVWNYVYNVGFDHLLARWKKRVNKTPVERVMHAIGFEGGLLMVSLPLVAWWLKVGLWDAFIMDLGFAAFYLVYAFIYNWVYDKVFPLPVWKAA, from the coding sequence ATGCAGATGAGAAATCGGGCCGATCGTATCCGGCATGTGATTGGTTTTGAAGTGATTGGCTTGTTGCTATTTGTCCCCCTTGCTAGGTTAGCCTTTGGTTTTTCAGTTGGAGAACTTGGGGTGCTAGCGGTGGGGATCTCGATTATTGCTACTGTATGGAATTATGTTTACAACGTGGGTTTTGATCATTTATTGGCGCGCTGGAAAAAACGCGTGAATAAAACCCCAGTAGAGCGAGTGATGCACGCTATTGGCTTTGAAGGTGGGCTGCTGATGGTGAGTTTGCCGCTGGTGGCGTGGTGGCTGAAGGTTGGGCTTTGGGATGCTTTTATTATGGATCTTGGTTTTGCCGCTTTTTACTTGGTTTATGCCTTCATCTATAACTGGGTTTACGATAAAGTTTTTCCTTTACCTGTATGGAAAGCGGCGTAA
- a CDS encoding PAS domain-containing protein, translating into MKLFWSRMYEYKTVWQGPMWLGLLGLVFSIVVALFVDRAETERADAAFLQMSDRLVQATQSRLSNYAVSLRYAHAFSGVNRNNMIEFSRYIQFLNLPAALPGALSIGLIRKVSAEDWDKYYAQSRQHLPITQFKVQSLTDAFIVEALEPGILKTEVLGYDFAQDPELAKRLTAVMAHEKELIIRSASIGAQHHADFFVFVPWYSLNSRGNNISSKGGTVLGFFYMPIDAEKMMASINSEYSNFLNFSIYFGNGKKEENKIFSLDKNNKQSLDTASLGREFLINYAGSNFTFMIKSGHDFDRIYKKNDYAWCLLFGMLISASLTICYGLLKKHKNIKDEFNFFSQSKQNNNDKYECVIDAVGDVIFTIDYSGKILKVNNQAEMVFKYNESDVVGKNLAPFLLDLSLSELNKHIEHCINMQGSKSDSTLIKVQCKNNQGVGFFAWLHLYDLKIDKTLLCVLSKPSHSWFADTEAIQERLQLAVDSAGLGIWEWQLAENKIFWDKVMYALYALDPTRFEISYASWSALIINDDFAQFDGAIHAMLQDGDPLHETVRIRRADGEIRYISMHGKLIINEEDQSERVIGVNFDITPLKAAEALLRESGERFSLAAQAAQEGIWDWNMQTGEVWFSPQWKANFGYQDGELANNLTTWDQLIDSEDRKSFLRLTQEYNDGTVARFELTLRFKHKDGHWVSVRSRAVHLKNAQGEVVRMVGSHEDITEILKHEAALDDSRKRMDLTIQCAGLGVWDWDITSDEVLFGGKWAEMLGYDESEIKPHIESWALLVHPDDFAAANKILQAHFDGIVPVYSAEFRMLEKSGSWRWILGVGRVNAFNDDGKPLRILGVNIDIHERKMNEAALQEATAMAEAANRAKSEFLANMSHEIRTPLNAVLGFSSLMRTGNLEPQQRDFVDSIHTAGNALLYLINDLLDFSKIEAGKLELENIQFDFRQVCEEAFEMIAQKANEKRLDIASIVVPSVPECLIGDPGRIRQVLLNLLNNAIKFTEQGQVLMRVYSEAVVDHKVNIRLEVEDSGVGISDKVKKVLFSSFTQADASTTRKFGGTGLGLSICKKLIEAMGGRIGVDSVEGKGALFWFELQLATGNVPVPININYSDRSNKVLVIDAFAAHAEALWILLGRLGLVADCYNDVQRGLAALNADDANFMLAIVDNRFESMSFTQIVDVIRSNKKWADLPIIILSDWSYSDNTYLKEHADFYLAKPVQERALRLCIDAALDLPKKVMPLQQDLSLSIESISDLKLYILVAEDNPINQKVAVLMLQNLGCRVDVAANGLEALNAVQKGNYDLVFMDCQMPEMDGYTAVAHIRSLVGPQSKVPIVALTANAFKSDQDRCFAIGMNDFIAKPISVEHLIRVLSIFFPNQQTGPAVLAQSRGNMSLPIEATDVENEMASIYQTFEDLKKMLGMDMTDELIQLFLPTLDECLANLGPVIESGSGDAVVTCAHKLKGAAAQMGAQSLADLCKKVEQTGRDKKLEEAWPFHAKIVALGSAVGQRLRDK; encoded by the coding sequence ATGAAGTTATTTTGGTCAAGAATGTACGAGTATAAAACGGTATGGCAGGGCCCCATGTGGCTTGGCTTATTGGGGCTGGTGTTCAGTATTGTTGTGGCTTTGTTTGTAGACCGAGCCGAAACTGAGCGCGCAGATGCAGCTTTTCTACAAATGAGTGATCGCTTAGTGCAAGCCACACAAAGCCGCCTGTCTAACTACGCCGTAAGTTTAAGATATGCCCATGCTTTTTCAGGGGTAAATAGAAATAATATGATCGAGTTTTCTCGTTATATCCAGTTCTTGAATTTGCCTGCTGCCTTACCTGGGGCTTTATCTATTGGTTTGATTAGGAAGGTGTCCGCTGAGGATTGGGATAAATATTACGCGCAGAGCCGGCAGCATTTGCCCATTACGCAATTTAAAGTGCAGAGTTTAACTGATGCTTTTATTGTTGAGGCATTAGAGCCAGGTATTTTAAAAACGGAAGTATTGGGTTACGATTTTGCGCAGGATCCAGAGTTAGCCAAGCGCTTGACCGCCGTAATGGCGCATGAAAAAGAGCTGATTATTCGCTCTGCATCTATCGGCGCGCAGCATCATGCCGATTTTTTTGTATTTGTGCCTTGGTATAGCCTAAATTCAAGAGGCAACAATATTTCAAGTAAAGGGGGAACGGTTTTAGGTTTTTTTTATATGCCAATTGATGCAGAAAAAATGATGGCAAGCATAAATAGTGAATACAGTAATTTTTTAAATTTTAGTATTTATTTTGGGAATGGGAAAAAAGAAGAAAATAAAATATTTAGTTTAGATAAAAATAATAAGCAGTCTTTAGATACGGCTAGCTTGGGTAGGGAATTTTTGATTAATTATGCAGGTTCAAATTTTACCTTTATGATTAAAAGTGGTCATGACTTTGATAGGATTTATAAAAAAAATGATTATGCGTGGTGTTTGCTGTTTGGAATGCTGATAAGTGCATCTCTTACCATATGTTATGGTTTGTTAAAAAAACATAAAAATATTAAAGATGAGTTTAATTTTTTTTCGCAGTCAAAGCAAAATAATAATGATAAATATGAATGTGTTATTGATGCTGTGGGTGATGTAATATTTACGATTGATTATAGCGGTAAAATATTAAAAGTTAATAATCAAGCAGAAATGGTTTTTAAATATAATGAAAGCGATGTAGTTGGAAAAAACCTAGCACCATTCCTGCTTGACCTTAGTCTATCCGAGCTTAATAAGCATATTGAGCACTGCATAAATATGCAAGGTAGTAAATCAGACTCTACATTAATAAAAGTGCAGTGCAAAAATAACCAAGGTGTTGGTTTTTTTGCATGGCTACATTTGTATGATTTAAAAATTGATAAAACATTGCTCTGCGTTTTAAGTAAGCCATCGCACAGCTGGTTTGCAGATACAGAGGCTATTCAAGAGCGCTTACAATTGGCTGTTGATTCTGCAGGGTTGGGTATTTGGGAGTGGCAATTAGCCGAAAATAAAATATTTTGGGATAAGGTGATGTATGCCTTGTATGCATTAGACCCTACTCGATTTGAAATAAGTTATGCCAGCTGGTCGGCCTTGATTATTAATGATGATTTTGCTCAATTTGATGGTGCAATCCATGCGATGCTACAGGATGGGGACCCATTGCATGAAACAGTTAGAATTCGCCGCGCTGATGGTGAAATTCGTTATATATCAATGCATGGTAAATTAATTATTAATGAAGAAGATCAATCTGAGCGTGTTATTGGCGTTAATTTTGATATTACTCCATTAAAAGCCGCTGAAGCTTTATTAAGGGAATCGGGAGAGCGATTCTCTTTGGCGGCACAAGCGGCACAAGAAGGTATTTGGGATTGGAATATGCAGACGGGTGAGGTTTGGTTCTCACCTCAGTGGAAAGCTAATTTTGGTTATCAAGATGGTGAATTAGCCAATAATTTAACGACATGGGATCAATTAATTGATTCTGAAGATAGAAAAAGCTTTTTACGTTTAACTCAAGAATATAATGATGGTACAGTGGCGCGCTTTGAATTGACTCTACGTTTTAAACATAAAGATGGGCACTGGGTAAGTGTGCGCAGCCGTGCTGTGCATTTGAAAAATGCGCAGGGAGAAGTGGTGCGGATGGTTGGTTCGCACGAAGATATTACTGAGATTTTAAAGCATGAAGCAGCGTTAGATGATAGCCGAAAACGAATGGATTTAACTATCCAGTGCGCGGGTTTGGGCGTGTGGGACTGGGATATCACGAGCGATGAAGTTTTATTTGGTGGTAAATGGGCAGAAATGCTGGGCTATGACGAATCTGAAATTAAACCGCATATAGAAAGTTGGGCATTGTTAGTTCATCCCGATGATTTTGCTGCAGCAAATAAGATATTACAAGCTCACTTTGATGGCATCGTGCCCGTTTATTCTGCAGAATTTAGAATGCTGGAAAAAAGCGGCAGTTGGCGGTGGATTTTGGGTGTAGGCAGGGTGAATGCATTTAATGATGATGGCAAACCTTTACGAATATTAGGTGTGAATATTGATATTCATGAAAGAAAAATGAATGAAGCTGCTTTGCAAGAGGCAACCGCAATGGCAGAGGCGGCTAATCGAGCCAAAAGTGAATTTTTAGCTAATATGAGCCATGAAATTCGCACTCCATTGAATGCTGTACTTGGATTTTCTTCGTTAATGCGTACAGGAAATTTAGAGCCACAGCAACGTGATTTTGTAGATTCCATTCACACCGCTGGGAATGCTTTATTGTATTTAATTAATGATTTATTGGATTTTTCAAAAATTGAAGCCGGTAAGTTAGAACTTGAGAATATTCAATTTGATTTTCGCCAAGTATGTGAAGAAGCTTTTGAGATGATTGCCCAAAAAGCAAATGAAAAAAGATTAGATATTGCTTCTATTGTGGTGCCATCCGTGCCTGAATGCTTGATAGGAGATCCTGGCCGAATTAGGCAAGTGTTACTTAATTTATTAAATAATGCCATTAAATTTACCGAGCAGGGCCAAGTGCTGATGCGGGTTTATAGCGAAGCTGTTGTAGATCATAAGGTTAACATTCGCTTAGAAGTCGAAGATAGTGGTGTGGGTATTTCTGATAAGGTAAAAAAAGTATTATTTAGTTCATTTACCCAAGCGGATGCATCAACAACACGCAAATTTGGAGGTACGGGATTGGGTTTATCTATTTGTAAAAAATTGATTGAGGCCATGGGGGGTAGGATTGGTGTTGATAGCGTGGAAGGAAAAGGTGCCTTATTTTGGTTTGAATTACAATTAGCGACTGGAAATGTACCAGTACCTATTAACATAAATTATTCTGACCGATCGAATAAAGTGCTTGTTATTGATGCCTTTGCTGCTCATGCAGAAGCATTATGGATATTACTAGGGCGGCTGGGCTTGGTGGCTGATTGTTATAATGATGTGCAACGTGGTTTAGCTGCCTTGAATGCTGATGATGCAAATTTTATGCTTGCAATTGTGGATAATCGATTTGAAAGTATGAGTTTTACTCAAATAGTTGATGTTATTCGATCGAATAAAAAATGGGCGGATCTACCCATTATTATTCTTTCAGATTGGAGCTATTCTGATAATACTTATTTAAAAGAACACGCTGATTTTTATTTAGCTAAGCCTGTGCAAGAGCGAGCATTGCGCCTCTGTATTGATGCAGCTTTAGATTTACCTAAAAAAGTGATGCCCCTTCAGCAGGATTTATCCTTAAGCATTGAATCTATTTCCGATTTAAAATTATATATTTTGGTGGCTGAAGATAATCCCATTAATCAAAAAGTAGCGGTGTTAATGCTGCAAAATTTGGGTTGTAGAGTTGATGTGGCTGCAAATGGATTAGAAGCACTCAATGCAGTGCAAAAGGGTAATTACGATCTGGTTTTTATGGATTGCCAAATGCCAGAGATGGATGGCTATACTGCGGTGGCTCATATTCGCTCGCTTGTAGGGCCCCAATCCAAGGTGCCAATTGTGGCGTTAACCGCTAATGCGTTTAAATCAGATCAAGATCGTTGTTTTGCCATAGGAATGAATGATTTTATTGCGAAGCCTATTAGTGTGGAGCATCTCATCCGCGTGCTCTCGATTTTTTTCCCAAACCAGCAAACGGGGCCAGCGGTGCTTGCCCAAAGTAGAGGAAATATGTCCTTACCTATTGAAGCCACTGATGTTGAAAATGAGATGGCCAGCATTTATCAAACTTTTGAAGATTTGAAAAAAATGCTTGGCATGGATATGACCGATGAGTTAATTCAATTGTTTTTGCCCACTTTAGACGAGTGTTTGGCTAATTTAGGCCCTGTGATTGAGTCGGGGAGTGGCGATGCGGTGGTGACTTGCGCACATAAATTAAAAGGAGCAGCGGCACAAATGGGCGCGCAATCTTTGGCTGATTTATGCAAAAAAGTAGAGCAAACTGGGCGAGATAAAAAACTGGAAGAGGCTTGGCCTTTTCATGCAAAAATTGTAGCCTTGGGTAGCGCCGTTGGGCAGCGTTTGCGGGATAAATAG